In the Pseudorca crassidens isolate mPseCra1 chromosome 21, mPseCra1.hap1, whole genome shotgun sequence genome, GGCTCAACACACCAGCAGCATATGACCCAATTAATCACACTCACCTTCTTGAAACACCTTATTAGGCTTCTGTGAAAACTTTTGATTCTCCATCTACATCAGTCAGCATTCCTTCTCAGTACCCTTTGCCCATCCCTCCTTACCTCCCCAATCTCCAAACATAACAGAAGATTCAGGTCACAGACCTGGTTGTTCTCTTCTCCATCTACATTCACTCCCttggagatcacatccagcctgATGACTTTAAAATTAACTACAGCACACTGGTGACTTCCAAATTTATATAAACAGCCTAGAGCACTCCTCTGAACTTCAAACTTGTATACCCAATTATTTACTAGATACTTGAATGTCTAATGCACATATTGTACTCAATAGGTATAAAATTTCCCCGAACTGCTCCTTCCATAAATTACAATTTTCAGTAGGTACACCTCCATCCTTCTGATTGCTCATGCCAAAAACCTTAgaatcatccttgactcctctccTCCTTTCACACCTCACATCCAATCTATCAGCAAATACTGTTAGTTTTACCTTCAAAATAAAGCTGAAATCCTACCTCCTATCACCACCGCCACAGCTAAAACCTTGGTTCAAGCCACATTATCTCTTATCTGCTTGCCTCCATAGTCTAGTCTCAAAACAGTAGTCAGAGTGATTCTGTTAAAAGAAATGTCAATttaaaggattatataccataaccaagtgagatttatcccaggaatgcaaaggtggctcaatataagaaaatcaatgtaatatgtcactttaatagaatgaaggaaaaacaccacatgatcatttcaactgACACAGGCATctgataaaaatcaaatattctttCATGATATAAAAACTCAAAAAACTAGGGACAGAAGAGAatttcctcaacacaataaaggggtttatgagaaacccacagttaacatcatactcagtggtgaaagactgaaaactttccccctaagatcaagaGCAAGACAGATACTCACTTCCACCAatgctattcaacatagtattgaaagttctagccagagaaattagatataaacaagaaataaaaggcattcaaattggaaaggaagagtaaGACTACCTCtactcacagatgacatgatcctgtatattaaaaaaaaaacacaaagaatccACAAGAAACTActagattttttttggggggggggtgctgtgttgggtatttgttgctgtgtgcaggctttctctagttgtagcgagcgggggctaccctccgttgtggtgcacgggcttctcattgcagtgacttctcttgctgcggatcacaggctctaggcgtgtgggcttcagtagttgtggcacatgggctcagtagttgtggcgtgcaagctctagagcacaggctcagtagttgtggtgcacaggcttagttgctacgcggcatgtgggatcttcccggaccagggctcgaacccgtgtcccctgcattggcaggtggattcttaaccactgcgccaccagggaagtcctaccaaTTCCAAGAAACCTACTAGATTTAATAAGCAAATCCAGCAAAGTTGCAAGGTACatgatcaacacacaaaaataagctgtGTTTCTAGACAACAGCAACAAACAAtctgaaaggaaattaagaaagcaatcccatttacaatggcatctaaaagaataaaataaaatatctaggaggtGAAAAACTTGTACACCAAAACCTACAAAACACTGCTGCCAATTAAAGAAGATATTTCATTCATAAAGAAGACAAGTTCGTCACTTGTCTCCATAACatgagcctgtactccacaacgagaagccaccacaatgagaagcccacacactgcaacaaagagtagcccccactcgccgcaactagagaaagcctgcgcgcagcagtgaagacccaacacagccaaaaataaattaattaattaatttttaaaaaagaagacaagtTTCATTGCAACAAATGGAACAcctatgttcatggatagaaatacttaatattgttaagatgtcacaCTACCCAAAGCtacctacagattcaacacaatctctaCCAAAATTCCAAAAGCTTattttcagaaatggaaaagccaatCCTCAGATTCATATGgaattgggagttccctggcggtccagtggttaggacttggcactttcactgccgtggcctgggttcaatccttggccagggatctaagatcccgcaagccacctggtgctgcaaaaaaaaaaaaaaaaaaatcatatggaattgcaaggggCCCTggatagccaaaacagtcttcaaaaagaacaaagttggagactCAGACTTCCCAGTTTCAAAACGTACTACAAAGCTATGATAAGGGTTTAGTAAGAATACACAAAAatctcctacaactcaacaacaaaaagacaaacaactcaatttaacAACACACAAAGGActagaatagacatttctccaaagaagatataccgatggccaataagcatgtgaaaagacgTTCAACGTctttagtcattaaggaaatgcaaatcaaaaccacaacaagataccACATCACATCACCACCTAAGATGGctataatagaaagaaaaaggaaagcagaaagatgagaagaaaggaaaacaaaagagaaaaggaaaagaaaaaaagaaaagacaaaagaaaagaaaaaggaacagaaaataacaagtttttgagaggatttggagaaattggaacccttataaCATTACTAgttgaatgtaaaatggttccaCCACCGTGAAAAACAGTtctgcagttcctcaaaaagctaaacatagggacttccctggtgacgcagtggttaagaatccgcctgccaatgcaggggacatgggtttgagccctggtccagtgcggagcaactgagcccgtgcgccacaactactgagcccgtgcgccacaactactgagcctgcgtgcctagagcccgtgctctgcaacaagagaagccaccacagtgagcagcctgcgcaccacaacgaagagtagcccccgctccccgccactagagaaagcctgtgcgcagcaatgaagacccaacgcagccaaaaataaataaaataaattttaaaaattaaaaaaaaaaagaactaaacacagaattatcatatgatccagcaagtccACTCTAGGTACAGAccaaaaaagaattggaaaaagggACTCAAGCAGATCCTTGTAAGCCAATGTTCAGTgcaccattattcacaataaccaaaagggggaaaaaacccaactgtctgtcaaaagatgaatggatacacaaaatataGTATATACACACAACGGAACAGTATTCAGctataaaaggaaattaagtgcTAATACATGgtacgacatggatgaaccttgagagcattatgctgagtgaaataagtccgaTGCAAAAGGACCAATattatgattccacttgtatatACTACctagaataagcaaattcatagagagtATAccagaggttaccaggggctgggcagagggagcaatggggagttattgcttaattaACCAGTTACAGAGTTTGCCTGGGGTGATGCAGAAGTTTTAgaaataatggtgatggttgtataacAGTGAGTGTAATTAATGTCACTGAATCGTAcacttaaaaaatagataaattagcaaactttgttatatacattttacaatttttttttaaagatcattcaGATCATGGTGTTTCCCTGACAAACCTCTCCAGTAGCTTCCCACCTCCCTCAGAATGAAAACCCAAATTTTCAAAATTGCCTACAAGGTCCTACACAATCTGTCTGACTTTATCTTCTACAATTCTCTATCTCACCCTGCTCTAACTTACTGGCCTCCTAGGCTGCTCTGCGGACACACCATGCAGGCtccctcagagcctttgcactttCCTTTCCCTCAGATAGCCACAGGACTAGctctctcacttccttcaggtctttactCAAAAATTACCTTCTCAgccaggccttccctgaccaccctgacCACCTACTGTAAAACTGCAGCTCCCTACCCCCACTGACACTCTTCACCTTCTGACATACCAGGCTTTTGACTCATTGCCTATCTCTCTCCAAAATGCAAACTCCAAAAACGAGCGATTTGTGTTTTTGTTCATTGATGGTATCCCCAGTACCTAGAGCAGCggtcaataaatatctgttgaattaaCAAAGGGAGACCACTGTTCAATGGCATGAAAATCTAAATGCCCTACCCACACCGACCTTCAGCTCCCTAAAAGTTAACGCACCGAACTATACAAAATCCTTAGTACTCTGACTTAAAGACCACTAAATTAACATCCTAAGGATTCTAATATCCTCTTCCATAGGGAGAATTTTTACATACTCAAACATATCCAGAAAACAACTCAAATTAAACCAGGGAAAACACAACAAACCATTAAGGATTCAATGCTTTGAACTCAAAAAATCCAACATAACTTGTTACACTACACAAAATGGGCTGGGTGCCTGGGAGgtggaaagggagaaggaagatgTCCGTCTCTAAGGAATATCCCACACACAGCCCAGAGGCCTGCTCTGCCGGACTGAGCACCGCCAGTGTCGGAGAAGGCTAGAATGATACCTCAAGGGCCTGGAGGTGGAAGCAGGGTTGGGGAGGACACGTTACCGTGAGAAGAGTCAGTTCAATGGGACTTCTCCTTCAGCTGGACGACTTGTGCAGCGTCCCAACGGCATTGCCTGGAACCCAGTCACTCATGCTGGACACCAATTCAATCGACCTTATTCCCGCGGGTCAGAGTCCACGCCGGAGCGTCACGGCGCACACAGCATACGTCACTTCTAGGACACGGaccttcccacccctccctccgGGGTCCGTCGGCCCCCAGTCCACCACTCCCAGAGCGCCGCGCTGTAGGCCCTCCCACCCTAGCCCGGCGGGCTACGCGAAACGCATGCGCGGAGGACTCCCGCCGCCGCTGAGCACTCAGGGAAGTGTAGTCTCCTTGTGGGTGCCCGTGGGCCGCCAGAGTCCTACGTCCCGGCGGAACCTGGAGAAGTCAGAACACTCTCGCCACCCGGGTTCTTATCCCCACCTTCACACCTGTCCGGTCACCTCACGCTCACGGTCCGATCCCACGCGCTGGGCTTCCGTCAGGGCGGGCCCCAGGGGAGAGCGGATACCCGGTCTTCCCTTCAGCGGGCTGTGCTGGAGGAGGCGGGGCCCACTGCCCGCCTCccaccgcccccctccccgcccccctccccgcccccctgtCTCCCGCGGGCCGCGGGCCGGTGCCCGAACAGAGGCGGCGGCCCCCGCAGCAGCCGCAGGAGGGGCGGCGGCGGTGGGCGCCGCAGGCGATGCCCCTGCCCGGCTGCTCCGGCGTGGGGCAGTGCGAGCGGCGGCGGGGGAGCAGGCAGggggcggcggctgcggcggctgCAACAGAGGGGCCGAGAgctggaggcggcggcggcggcggcggcctcgaAGGGCATCGGCGGAGGCGGTGATGGCACCAGTGGTGATGTGAGTGTGTGCTGGCTGGGGCCCCGGGGGCTGTCCAGCCCGAGGCGGGCGGCCCGGCGGCGAGCGGGAGCGGGAGGCCAGGGGCGGCGGAGGGATGCTGTGTGCCCGGTGCGGAGCCGGGAgacgccgcccgccgcccgccgcccgccgccgccgccgccgccgccgccgccgccgtggaCCGTCCTGGCGCTGCGGCGGCCGGCGCCGCGCAAAGAGCGGCCAGGTGTGGGGTTCCCGGGCAGAGGCTGGGGCAGCGCAGGCCGAGGGGCGTCTGCGATTGTTCTCaacactcctcccccaccccaccccgtgtGTCTGTTTGTCACTTGCAGCTGAAGATGGAAAGAGCCAGGCGaaggggaggcggcggcggcggcggcggccgtggCCGCGGCGGCAAGAATGTAGGGGGCTCTGGCCTCAGCAAGAGTAGACTCTATCCCCAGGCCCAGCACTCCCACTATCCCCACTACGCGGCTTCAGCCACCCCTAACCAGGCTGGGGGCGCAGCCGAAATCCAGGAGCTGGCCTCCAAAAGGGTGGACATCCAGAAAAAGAGGTTTTACCTAGATGTGAAGCAAAGCTCCCGGGGCCGGTTCCTAAAGATAGCCGAAGTCTGGATAGGGAGAGGCCGGCAAGACAATATCAGAAAGAGTAAACTGACCCTCTCCCTGTCTGTGGCCGCGGAGCTGAAGGACTGTCTAGGGGACTTCATCGAGCACTATGCCCACCTGGGCCTGAAAGGCCACCGACAAGAGCATGGTCACGGCAAAGAGCAAAGCTCCAGGAGGAGACAGAAGCACGCAGCACCCTCCCCACCAGTCTCTGTGGGGTCCGAAGAGCACCCTCACAGTGTCCTCAAAACAGACTACATAGAGAGGGACAATAGGAAATACTATCTAGACCTAAAGGAAAATCAACGGGGTCGCTTCCTAAGGATAAGACAAACCATGATCCGGGGAACTGGCATGATAGGTTATTTTGGCCACACTTTGGGCCAAGAGCAGACTATCGTCCTCCCAGCACAAGGGATGATTGAGTTTCGGGACGCCTTGGTTCAGCTCATTGAAGACTATGGCGAAGGGGACATAGAAGAACGCAGAGGTGGAGACGATGACCCAGTCGAACTCCCAGAGGGGACTTCTTTCAGAGTGGACAATAAAAGGTTCTACTTTGATGTGGGCTCTAATAAATATGGAATTTTCCTGAAGGTAAGTGAGGTGAGGCCACCTTACCGTAATACTATTACTGTTCCATTCAAAGCTTGGACAAGGTTTGGGGAGAATTTTATCAAGTACGAAGAAGAGATGAGGAAAATTTTCAACAGCCATAAAGAAAAGAGGATGGATGGCAGAAGGGCCAGTGGTGAAGAGCAAGAATGCCTCGACTAGAATGAAATTGAACTCCATCAGGCAAAAGTTAAAATCATAAATTGGCTAAAAGTACTGATCCATAATCAtttgaagaaatttttcctctttttttggcCCTTTGTTATGAGTAGTACCTCTAGTAGTTATACTTCAAGGAGTCTGATTCTCATGTTATGTTATCCATAAAACACTATAATTCTTATGGGAATTTCAGCCTTCCCAGAGCTAAATAGTTTAGCTGCTTCAGCTGCTCCAGACTATTGAAGTATGCAAATCAGCACAGTGTGACATTCTGACCTTCTAGATACCATAACTAAGATTAACATTGCACTATGACATAAgcttaaaaaaagatacatatacctAATATGTAAGTGTGAATTTCTATTTAACAAGTTCCCCAAAAAAAGTATTCCATTCCTACTTCATTAAAAGCTGCTAGGATTACCTGTAGGACAGTtaccacagaaacagaaactgacttctattataaatatatttatttacaaaagtacgagtagaaatatattaaatgtcCATTGGATAACTGAATATTAAACAGTACCATTAAAGAATCGAATCTTAGAGTTACTATAGTATTctataatttcaaattttgtgGTGACCCTACAGTTTATACTTGCCATATCAATGCCATGAGAGAGTTTTAATTGGTTATCCTAAGCTAGTTATAATCCCATCTTTACCTCTGATTATTGTACCATATATTATTATTGACTTTCCAAAGTTTCAGGAATTACTTTTATGTCACTGTTGCGTGGGAGGCTTTGCTATGGAAATCTTGATATTTTAGCTTTTCATGCTAATTTGAAGGTTGTGAGAGGTTCTTTCCCAAAATACATCATGGACTCAAGGTGTTATATTTTATGCTGCTGCTTTAGCACTGTTTCAGAAGGGTTGGTGCACCAGTTACCTGATATAAAAATAATCTGTAGTAATATATTTTAGTAGCACTTTTGCAGTTGCTGCCCTGAAGTCCATTTCAACACTTACAGTATAAACCTGACTTTTAAAGGTGTtttaattccaggaaaaaaaaaagtttttttctaaaaagcatttagaataaatatacaatttcagcctggaaaaatataatttgaaaattggtaataaacatatttgaaagaataattcagacatttttccaaggtgCTCTTTATGATACTTTACACAAGGTTTACTTTACACAAGACTCACCCACTTACTGgtattaaaaattactttccaGGAAGTGCCACAGCAATTTTTCAACACCCaagcaattttttaaacaagtggatataatgtatatgtgtaccaACCCACCCTGTATTAACTGACTGAAATTTTATCTGTTGAGCTGCATTTTATCTGAATGAAATTACTGTCTTTTATCTTGGCTTTATTCACCTCCCACACAATGAGTCCATATAATCATGTTTAGAAGCCAGACACTGATTTCAGCCCCCAAATATAGCTCTCATTGATGAGAGCTGGCTGCATGGATTGAGTTCAGAATGTAGCTCTTCTTTTATATGCTATAAGTAATTCACAATTATTTTAACAGTTGATTTCCCTCCAGAGGTTTGTCCCCAAATACACTTAAGTAAGGTCACTAAGAAAACTTTATGATatgaattaagaaaattaatttcacagATTTACGTTACTTAAGAACAAGCAATCAGTAACCTAGACATACATACTGGTGTTGGCTTACTGATTGTATTTCCAGTTTCCTCAAAGTGTAAAGGAATCTCCCCAGTTCATTATAATTGTGGGCCATCTGGATCACTATGGACCAGCTGAAGGTTAGAAGATGGTGTTAGGACTAGAGTTAATAGCTCATGGCGGGTGTTGAGACTCTAAAAGTAGCAAGGATCTTCAAACAGTCCTCACTGTAAAATAACTATTCTAGGCTTGATAAAAAGTAGTTTTGGGGTATGTGAAGGAGTGGTGTACACTTGAATTACTGTACTACTGATTGCTTTGCTGCCCATCATAGTGCCTATTAATAATAATCAACCTGTCAGATTTTGGCAAACTGGAGCTGTGAATATTCCAGTATTTGAGTGTTCCTATCACTAT is a window encoding:
- the PURG gene encoding purine-rich element-binding protein gamma isoform X1, producing MERARRRGGGGGGGGRGRGGKNVGGSGLSKSRLYPQAQHSHYPHYAASATPNQAGGAAEIQELASKRVDIQKKRFYLDVKQSSRGRFLKIAEVWIGRGRQDNIRKSKLTLSLSVAAELKDCLGDFIEHYAHLGLKGHRQEHGHGKEQSSRRRQKHAAPSPPVSVGSEEHPHSVLKTDYIERDNRKYYLDLKENQRGRFLRIRQTMIRGTGMIGYFGHTLGQEQTIVLPAQGMIEFRDALVQLIEDYGEGDIEERRGGDDDPVELPEGTSFRVDNKRFYFDVGSNKYGIFLKTSQRTWKGRREKLSSPTALAPGVGLSTGWSLFALGLQQLRDPTASDKCRQKVRILTMSVSLISACRVCWK
- the PURG gene encoding purine-rich element-binding protein gamma isoform X2 gives rise to the protein MERARRRGGGGGGGGRGRGGKNVGGSGLSKSRLYPQAQHSHYPHYAASATPNQAGGAAEIQELASKRVDIQKKRFYLDVKQSSRGRFLKIAEVWIGRGRQDNIRKSKLTLSLSVAAELKDCLGDFIEHYAHLGLKGHRQEHGHGKEQSSRRRQKHAAPSPPVSVGSEEHPHSVLKTDYIERDNRKYYLDLKENQRGRFLRIRQTMIRGTGMIGYFGHTLGQEQTIVLPAQGMIEFRDALVQLIEDYGEGDIEERRGGDDDPVELPEGTSFRVDNKRFYFDVGSNKYGIFLKLTNYPKSRGNIHPFHCCQIQHKEQPYDTTKTVEE